In Zingiber officinale cultivar Zhangliang chromosome 8B, Zo_v1.1, whole genome shotgun sequence, a single genomic region encodes these proteins:
- the LOC122017911 gene encoding probable GDP-L-fucose synthase 1, with amino-acid sequence MTFPYPQVSPFVKFRTAARFFPPLPTPPDFRDFLLFTPPCLAVMGAESADAAEVIPSFLSDTAAKVFVAGQRGLVGSAIHRKLVALGFTNLLLCTHTDLDLTRQADVEAFFAAERPRYVIVAAAKVGGIHANSSYPADFIAVNLQIQTNIIDAALRCAGGAVRKLLFLGSSCIYPKHAPQPIPESALLSGPLEPTNEWYAIAKIAGIKMCQAYRIQHGLDAISSMPTNLYGPQDNFHPENSHVLPALIRRFHNAKVAGDKEVVVWGTGSPLREFLHVDDLADAVVFLMDRYSGLEHVNVGSGKEVTIKELAELVKEVVGFKGELVWDKTKPDGTPRKLMDSSKLAAMGWEAKIPLRQGLADTYNWYVENVVEH; translated from the coding sequence ATGACCTTCCCCTACCCTCAAGTCTCACCCTTTGTTAAATTCCGAACCGCTGCTCGATTCTTCCCCCCGTTACCCACGCCGCCAGACTTCAGGGATTTCCTCTTGTTTACCCCTCCCTGCCTCGCTGTCATGGGTGCGGAATCAGCGGATGCCGCGGAGGTGATCCCCTCTTTCCTCTCCGACACCGCGGCGAAGGTGTTCGTCGCTGGCCAAAGAGGTCTGGTCGGATCCGCCATCCACCGCAAGCTAGTGGCGCTCGGCTTCACCAACCTCCTTCTATGCACCCACACCGATCTCGACCTCACCCGCCAAGCCGACGTCGAGGCTTTCTTCGCAGCGGAGCGCCCCCGCTACGTCATCGTCGCGGCGGCAAAGGTCGGCGGCATCCACGCGAATTCCTCCTACCCCGCCGACTTCATCGCCGTCAACCTCCAGATCCAGACCAACATCATTGACGCCGCCCTCCGCTGCGCTGGCGGCGCCGTCCGCAAGCTCCTCTTTCTTGGATCCTCCTGCATCTACCCTAAGCACGCCCCCCAGCCCATCCCGGAGTCCGCCCTTCTATCCGGCCCGCTCGAGCCGACCAACGAGTGGTACGCCATCGCCAAGATCGCCGGCATCAAGATGTGCCAGGCCTATCGCATCCAGCACGGCCTCGACGCCATCTCCTCCATGCCCACCAACCTTTACGGCCCCCAGGACAACTTCCACCCGGAGAACTCCCACGTCCTCCCGGCCCTGATCCGGCGCTTCCACAACGCCAAGGTCGCGGGTGACAAGGAAGTGGTCGTCTGGGGCACCGGCTCGCCCTTGCGCGAGTTCCTCCACGTCGATGATCTTGCTGATGCAGTGGTCTTCCTCATGGACCGGTACTCCGGCTTGGAGCACGTCAATGTTGGGAGCGGGAAGGAGGTGACCATAAAAGAGTTAGCGGAGCTGGTGAAAGAGGTGGTCGGATTTAAGGGAGAGCTCGTGTGGGACAAGACTAAGCCCGACGGTACGCCGAGGAAGCTCATGGACAGCTCGAAGCTGGCCGCAATGGGGTGGGAGGCGAAGATCCCCCTCCGCCAAGGACTGGCGGATACCTACAACTGGTATGTGGAGAATGTTGTGGAACATTAA
- the LOC122015149 gene encoding F-box protein SKIP1-like, producing MPTFGLRDLVRSAQGSSQAGHMAEGTEGGGGAKEESRDWSELTPVCLTNVFRRLSLEDRWKGAMLVCRSWLDAALDPSLFSSLDLEPAFEFAGSGRIESAGWWTPAFQRRVDAMLRSAAEWADGWMQEIRVRHCSDDALCFAAERSLNLQILSIKSSQSVTDRSMLKIATFCPMLIELDISNCYEISFKSLEVIGQNCPNLKVFRRNLLNWLDASQHSGIVPHDYLRACPQDGDREATTIAKFMPKLTHVELRFSKLSATGLISVSEGCQNLEYFDIFGCANLTSRGIEQAAANLKNLKTLIKPNFYIPRSLFHTERYGHWRLYDERFQTNVFQI from the exons ATGCCAACGTTTGGTTTACGCGACCTGGTGCGGTCCGCCCAAGGAAGCAGCCAGGCAGGCCACATGGCAGAGGGCACCGAAGGCGGCGGAGGGGCGAAGGAGGAGAGCCGTGACTGGTCGGAGCTGACGCCGGTGTGCCTCACAAACGTGTTCCGCAGGCTTTCCTTAGAGGATCGCTGGAAGGGGGCGATGCTCGTTTGCCGGTCTTGGCTCGACGCTGCGCTCGATccatccctcttctcctctctcgatCTCGAGCCTGCCTTCGAATTCGCCGGATCCGGACGCATTGAATCCGCCGGGTGGTGGACGCCGGCGTTCCAACGCCGCGTCGACGCTATGCTTCGCTCCGCTGCCGAGTGGGCGGACGGATGGATGCAGGAGATTCGAGTGCGCCACTGCTCCGATGACGCGCTCTGCTTCGCTGCGGAAAG atCACTGAATTTGCAGATCCTGTCAATAAAGAGTAGCCAGAGTGTGACTGATAGGTCAATGCTCAAGATTGCAACTTTCTGCCCCATGCTGATCGAATTGGACATAAGCAACTGCTATGAAATTTCATTCAAGTCGCTGGAGGTGATTGGGCAGAACTGCCCTAACCTTAAAGTTTTCCGAAGGAACTTGTTGAACTGGCTTGATGCTTCACAACATTCTGGTATAGTTCCCCATGACTACTTGAGAGCCTGTCCTCAAGATGGAGATAGAGAGGCTACAACAATTGCAAAGTTCATGCCAAAGTTGACGCATGTTGAACTCCGTTTTTCTAAACTATCGGCTACTGGCCTCATTTCAGTTTCAGAGGGATGCCAAAACCTGGAATACTTCGATATATTCGGATGTGCTAATTTGACAAGTAGAGGAATAGAGCAAGCGGCTGCCAATTTGAAGAATCTCAAGACTCTAATCAAACCCAACTTCTACATTCCAAGATCCCTGTTCCATACTGAAAGATATGGCCATTGGAGGTTGTATGATGAAAGGTTTCAGACAAATGTTTTCCAAATATAA
- the LOC122014248 gene encoding peptidyl-prolyl cis-trans isomerase CYP28, chloroplastic-like: protein RPPPTPLLHPILCLLAQPSAADTASLPDQPLPSIVTDRVFFDFGFCPSYLRSDRPLGFDLASCPDTEPLGRVVFGLYGKILPQTVANFKTACASAAYRGTLVHKILQGQFFVAGRQGRKEKGEVRPPTGLLRNMETVDPKAFQLKHSRPGTLSLCLSENDDDEAVKLEPDYHNLEFLVTTGPGPCPQLDNENIVFGTVLEGMDVITNIATIPTYKPAERIRQFNDFAQFLGDERAQIARTMWNRPLKTIYISNCGELNVATPSLSPSLP, encoded by the exons CGCCCTCCTCCAACGCCGCTCCTTCATCCTATCCTCTGCCTCCTCGCCCAACCCAGCGCCGCCGACACCGCCTCTCTACCCGACCAGCCACTGCCATCCATCGTCACCGATCGTGTCTTCTTCGATTTCGGCTTCTGCCCCAGCTACCTCCGTTCGGACCGGCCTCTTGGCTTCGACCTCGCTTCCTGCCCCGACACCGAGCCCCTCGGCCGCGTTGTGTTCGGCCTCTACGGCAAGATCCTTCCTCAGACCGTCGCCAATTTCAAGACGGCATGCGCCTCCGCGGCCTACCGCGGGACGCTCGTCCACAAGATCCTCCAGGGCCAGTTCTTTGTCGCCGGCCGCCAGGGGCGGAAGGAAAAGGGGGAGGTCCGGCCGCCAACTGGGCTGCTGCGCAACATGGAGACCGTCGACCCCAAGGCGTTCCAGCTGAAGCATTCTAGACCTGGAACTCTATCATTGTGCTTGTCGGAGAACGATGATGACGAAGCCGTCAAGCTGGAACCGGACTACCACAACTTGGAGTTTCTGGTGACCACTGGGCCGGGGCCATGCCCGCAGCTTGACAACGAGAACATTGTGTTTGGCACTGTGCTCGAAG GGATGGATGTGATCACCAACATAGCTACCATTCCCACATATAAGCCAGCCGAAAGGATTCGGCAATTCAATGATTTTGCGCAGTTTCTTGGAGATGAGAGGGCTCAGATAGCTCGTACAATGTGGAATCGACCTCTAAAAACTATTTATATCAGCAACTGCGGAGAGTTGAATGTGGCAACACCTTCGCTTTCCCCTAGTTTGCCGTAA
- the LOC122014249 gene encoding early nodulin-like protein 1, translated as MASSLILSIALLLAITSSEAKEFLVGGADNAWQIPPNTTDSLNQWAEKNRFQVGDSLVWKYDPAKDSVLEVTREAYLSCDRSRPLAEHKEGASTVELRRSGAYYFISGAAGACEEGQRLIVVVMSDRHSLRARLASPAMAPSEYEGPAVAPTSGAGKRGGAIAAAAAAMVALSGSVFML; from the exons ATGGCTTCTTCTCTTATCTTGTCCATCGCTCTCCTCCTCGCCATCACCAGCTCAGAAGCCAAAGAGTTCTTGGTGGGAGGCGCCGACAATGCCTGGCAGATCCCTCCTAACACCACCGACTCCCTCAATCAGTGGGCCGAGAAGAACCGGTTCCAAGTCGGTGACTCCCTCG TATGGAAGTACGATCCGGCGAAGGACTCGGTGCTGGAGGTGACACGGGAGGCGTACTTGAGCTGCGACAGGTCGCGGCCGTTAGCGGAGCACAAGGAAGGCGCATCCACGGTGGAGTTGAGACGGTCGGGGGCGTACTACTTCATCAGCGGCGCGGCGGGGGCCTGTGAGGAGGGGCAGAGGCTCATCGTGGTGGTCATGTCGGATCGCCACTCGCTCCGCGCGCGGCTGGCGTCGCCGGCAATGGCTCCCTCCGAGTACGAGGGCCCGGCTGTAGCGCCCACCAGCGGCGCCGGGAAACGAGGGGGAGcgatcgccgccgccgccgccgccatggTGGCGTTGAGCGGGTCTGTTTTTATGCTGTAA